TGGCTTATTTGTGATAATTGATAAAGAGGTTTGTGTTTAAGACGAGAGTAGTGCGGCCTCTTTCTTGATTGAATGCAGGGAAAATTCAGTAGAAATCAATTGAAACGAACTACAATTTGATGATTGTATGCAGGGAAAATGCAGTGGAGAGCCTTTTCTAGCTCTCGAATCCAGCGAATCGCGCTGCACCACTAGTCCATCCACACCACCAACGTTCCTCCGCTTTACTAAAGGTAAGCGATCCATCCTactctaaattttaaaaatttggggggttttgtttccttttcaatACCAATCAGGTAATCAATCTGCATGAATGGATTTGATAGATTGAAGCCTCGTGGACCTGATTGGAGTGGCCTATGCCAGCATGGAGATTGTTTCTTTGCTCATTAGAGGCTGGTCATTATTGACCCAGCTTTGTTTCTTTGCTCATTAGAGGCTGGTCATTATTGACCCTGCTTCTGGTGATCAACCCCTCTACAGTGAAGACAAATTAATTGTTGTCTCGGTAGGGTCGcgtcatatattttttaattgtgtggtttaatttattgaatatttgaaaaaatagaaaaaatatcaATTTTTTATTACTGATACAATGTGTATGTTGATTGTTGATTTTGTTGGATTCACTCAACTCAAATATATGTTATCTGAATTGCTACATTGATAACTTGATTTTGCTCCTACCACCATTTTGCCCACTTTCTGTGGAAATTATTCATGCTCACAACAGATGCATTTAACCCCGCAGCGAAGCGCAGACACATTTTCTAGTATTTTCTAACGGGAGATTCATGTTCTCAATAGTGTGAAAGCTATCACCAATTTTTTACTGTGATTTGCTTTACCACTACTACGTAACCCCTTTTATTAACGAGAGAGGATTCTcatcggatcctctttgtgagaattccTGAGATTCTCCAATCACATTTGTTCATCGTGTATCGTACGGCAAGAGAAAAGTCTTAATTTATGTGGAAGAGAAGAGTCTCCATTTATAGTCAATTCGAACAACTTTGTCTTCGTTTGTGGAAGAGAAAAGTCTTAATAATTTTTCGGTCTCGAGATCATTACTTGGTAATTTCCACAATGCTAGCAAGATTATTCAGTTTCTGCAACTCTTCACTTTGTCCAAATtccgcctctctctctctctctctctctctctctctctctctctctctctctctctctctctctctctctctctctcaagagaAGAGTCTCCATTTATAGTCAATTCAAACAACTTTGTCTTCGTTTGTGGAAGAGAAAAGTCATAATTTTTCGGTCTCGAGATCATCACTTGGTAATTTCCACAATGCTAGCAAGATTATTCAGTTTCTGCAACTCTTCACTTTGTCCAAattccacctctctctctctctctctctgtgtgttATGTAGAAGGCGTGTAAAAGGGCATGCAAGCAACCATCCAGGGTATCGCAGCTATAAAGCCCCCGGTACTGAGTGATGGCTAAGCATAATGTAACGTTTGATGTGGAGAACTCGAAAAGGTAAGTTGTGAGCTTAGCTTCTATGTATTTCTTTTcgggtttttgaactttaatacttcaagaagattaaaatttaataaaaatctgaTGTTagatttaatatttattttagtcTCTTAATGTGTGtacttaattcaaattcatattatatttttgtttttatatttaatagataacttatttaatgttattatattaaaatttaacattttttattatacacattttaattcattaattttatttaattttctctaattagtgtacctaaacgtctatatcataatatattttactaaattagtgTATCGAAATGtccgtacctaaatatattgtagtgaattagtgacacataagaaaatatgtaaatatataaGTGTACCGAAAATTCCGTACCTAATTATATGATACTAAACTAGTGAACCGAAATGTCGGTacctaaacatattatactaaccCAGTGTATCCAAATCttcgtacctaaatatattgtaatgaattagttgcagataagaaaatatgcaaaaatataAGTGTACCGAGAAATCTATACGAAAATATTttcttgggtaaattacattttacctccTCAGGTTTGGGATCAAAGTATTGGTGCTCGGAGCAGAAGAGTTCGCCGCACCGGCACCGGAATCAGGTCAACCCGACCTTTCTCCAGCATCCAGAGCACTGATTGACCACACACCTCTTCAATGATTCGTATGATCTCGCGATCTCCGACATCATCGTCTTCTAGAACGTCTCGGTTGGGGCCTCGAAGCTGAAGGTGTGTcgaggggaggtgaagagggaGGAGATGGAGAAGTGGGTTGGGGGATTTTCTGGGTTTGTTtggtagttttttttattttataaatagggtaaatattattatattttaaatgcataaaaattattatttttgccacgtggcacaaatgtgacAGCTacgtcagcacaaatgtggatcctatatttgccacatcatcacttaacggtttacttaacagattttctaacggatgtatgaaattgaaataaaatgataagtaaatgtttgaaattgaaatgttttaaagatgttgtaaggaattgaaattgatcccaaacctgagggggtaaatgtaatttaccctattttcCTATATAAGAAGCTTACcataatgagaattaaaatttataatattttcataaaatttaaattcataaaattataaataaaaaaagagacaTTGAATACATATGCTGACATTAAATAGAGTCCAaggactaaaatcaattttGAATCTTGTATAAAACATTTGTCTAAACTTCATCTTATTCAGGATTAAAATATagttttctatttcttttttccctttttacgTAAATGTGGCATCAAATACTAGGGTCGTATCTCCAATTAAGCCTTTCATCTACCAAGTAGCAGTATTTGTCTCAACTTAGTTGAAAGAAATCTTAAATTTAGTTTACATAgaaattatatgtatttatagcgtttttttttttccagtacTAAACAACAGTACGAACATGAGACAAATGAAGGATATTATGGAGCACATAAAGAACTaccaattaatccaaaatttctAGATGTACGTGGGCTAACATTCCTCGTAACCTGGAAGAAGATATTTGTAATATCATGTGCGTTTGGAGTCTCGGTGGATCCTTTATTCTTCTATATTCCTTTCGTCAATAAGAATATGAAGTGCTTCGAGTTGGATAAAAAGTTGAAGACTATAGCTCTTGTATCACGATTACTTACAGATTTCATGTATGTAATTGACATTATCCTTCAAATTTGGATCGTGATTTTGGCAAAACGAAGGATATTAGTCAGTAATCCTTTGGCAATGTTGGGTAAGTGGGCTTGGAAATCATACATTATAATGGACATTTTGGCCATTCTTCCTGCACCTCAGGTACGACAACTCTGTATTACATATTGAGTCTAAATAGCCGCTCCTAACATGGTATTTCGGACTCCGTCTGAGATTTTCTTGCAACATTCATCCTTTATGATATAACATACTCACAGACTCACAAAAGGGATCACTCTGAGTACACACACACATCTATGTGAAATTTGGACTTACCAATATGTTAGTTAATTCAATTCCAGATTATGATTAGATTTGATGGTTATCAATGTTATGCCAGGTTTTAACATTTATATTGTTTCCGAAAACGAGGGGCTCAAGTTCTTTGCTTGCTAAGGAATTTATGACTACTTTTGCTCTGTTACAATATGTCCCACGGGTTTTTCGCATCTACGTAGCATGTAAAGAATTCAACAAGACTCCTACAACCGAGACTAGAATATGGATATTTTTCAAAGGTGGATTCAGTCTCTTCCTTTACATCCTTACTAGTCATGTAAGTTTCGTTCACATATATGAAtcttttcaaaacaaaaacagcTCAAGTCTTGTACAATCATTAACTCAAGTACTACTCATTGGTCCTTTAGGTACTTGGAGCTTTTTGGTACTTTTTAGCTATGCAACGAGAGTCAACTTGTTGGCAACTTGCTTGTCAAAGTGATCAAAATGGATGTAAACGTAGTACTTTTTATTGCAATGATCGTTTGTTCCAAAATCTCACAACCCTAAATGATTTATGCCCTATAAATCCGTCAGATGCAAAGGTTTTCGATTTTGGGATATTTCTTGATGCTCTTCAATCTGGTGTGGTGGAGTCAACAGACTTTCCCAGAAAGATTTTGCATTGTTTCTGGTGGGGCCTTCGAAATCTAAGGTTTGTACATGGAGGAATTTCCGTTATCGATGCACAAGAAGTTATTGAAGATTTTCTTACTTCTAGGCTCTGCGATCATTGAATTTAATTATACTTCAGATATTATTTCTTCTATGTGATTTTTGCATGCAGTTCTCTCGGATCAAACCTCGAGACCAGTAACTACGCAATGGAAAATCTGTTTGccgtttttatttctttatttgccttggtactattcatattttaCCTCAGTGGAACTTTGCAGCAGGTTGGTGACCAATAACATCTTTGAACCCTAGCCCTCATTCCTGGTTTTGATATTTCAGGATTTAATGAACTGATGACCTCACTGTGTAATAGATATGGACGCATAGGGTAACTAAATCATCAGCCAAGAGGAAAGTTCTACGGCAGATGGAATTGAAAAAGTTAGAGATCCACCGCTGGTTATCTGAAAATGGCATTGGCATCCCAAAGCATTTGAAGAAGGTGATGATACAAAGGCTACAAATACATCTAGAAGGAGAAGAAAACATCGATGTTAATATGAAGAGTATCATCTCTATTGTTTCCGTGGAAGATAGAAGATTAATCAAACTATACTTAAGCTGGTCTATTCTAAAAAAAGTAAGTTAATTACTCCAATTCTCTGAATTAAGTATGTTCTGGATACATGCAATATGGAAGCATCACTTTAGTAGCCTCGTGTCGTTAACTAGTACCCTACTAATACCCTTCAATGTTTTCAAGGGGTACCGTAGAATTTCCCTTGTGTTCCTTGATAGCTATTTTGTCGTATTTATTCgctttattttttcttaatatATCTTACTGTAGGTGCCAATGTTTCAAACCCTGGATGAAAAAGTGCTGAAAGAAATTTCTCAAAGCCTTCAGCCAGTGATGTTTACTGAGGATACCTACATTGTTAAAGAGGGGAAACCGCTTGATAAGATGTTATTCGTCACGCAAGGCATTGTATGGAGCTACGGATCTAGTAATAATAATGGAAGCACTCGTTGTCTTAAGAAAGGTGATTTCTACGGAGAAGAACTTCTAAACTGGGTATCGGAAGTTAGCTACCTCACTACCTTACCGATCTCGACCAGGTTTGTCAAGTCCCACACATATGTTGAAGCCTTTGTTCTAAGGGCTTACGACTTGAAAACTATAGTCTCCAAAAACTGGTTGCATTTTTTCAAGTTCACTCCGCCCTCTCAGAAGCAGCATCTTGCAGCTTCTTCGCTTCAAGAAAGTTGGCGCCGCCATCTTGAAAAGAAGGCACGGGCTGTGCATCTTGCCCAGCTGAGAGAAATGGGGAATAAAAAGATAACGGATGAAGTACCTCGTCTAGGTCAGTTCAAGTAGCTCGACCAATACTTGTGTACTTAAATTGATGCATATTATTCTCAGAAATTGTAATAAACTTCATTGTTATTTGTTTACAAGAGGGAAGTCCTCTCTTATAAAGGGTCAAAAACTACACAACTAGTCCTAACAAGTGGACAAGCCAAATGATGATTATATGAGGAAAACACCGAAGAGGAAAATAAGGAGAAAAGGAAAGCAAAGCAAAGTAATGATGCGTTTAAACCATACAACGACTTTTTTAGTTTACAAACGTTGTTGGTCTGATTGGGATCCAGCTTGCATCCTGGGGGAAGCTCCATATAAACTTCTTCTTCTAAATCTCCACGCAAGAAAGCATTTTTGACATCGAATTGTTGCAAAGGCCAGTCAAGGTTTGCTGTTAGGGATAAGAGTACAGGAATAGTGCTTATCTTAGCTACAAAGGCAAAAGTTTCTCCGTAGTCAATGTCATATGTCTGCGTGTAGCCTTTTGCCACTAATCTTGCTTTGTATCGCTCAATAATGTCATCTGCATTAAATTTTACTGTGTATATCCACATGCAACCAACTGATTTCTTCCCCTTAGGTAGGTTAGTTAACTCCCAAGTGGAATTTTTCTGAAGTGCCTCCATTTCTTCATTCAATGCACGAGTCCACCTAGGATCTTTCATAGCATCCTCTACACTACAAGGAATAGATACAGTGGATAATTGATTTACAAATGCCTCACATGATGTAGATAGCCTATGGAGGGACACATGGTTAGCAATTGGGTATTTAACCTTGGCTCTAGGATCAGGATCATATAACTGTTTAGGAATCCTTCGAGATTTTCGAGGGGGAAGTTGATAATTAGTGGACTCAATTTGACTTGACTCAGGTACGATCTCAATAGAATTAGATTGATCAGTTACTTGTTGATTGTGTTCAGGGGCTGATTGATCATATGGTACTGTCGAAGAAGGCAATCCCAATCCATCTGAACTTAACATTGCTGGATGTACTTATGTGTCTGATGTTGGAGTCAATGATTCTATTTCTGCATGTATTGTTTGATTACAGTCGTCTGCCGACTTATCAACATTTATCtcagttttcaaaatttatgcaACAATTTTAATGTTGCTAATGTCTTGGGTATCCTCTTCAAACATATTATTCTCCTCCTGAAGGGGATACTCAATGTCTCATTTTGAAAAATATGTTTCTCCTTCTTGAAACTGGACATCTGCAGTGATGTATAGAGTTTGGGTAGGAGGATGAAAACATTTGTATCCCTTTTTTGTATCAAAATAACCCAAGAATACACACCGGAGGGCACATGGATCAAACTTCCCCCGTTGATGTGGATAAACCTATACATAAGCCACGCACCCAAAGACTCGTGGTTCTAAGTTTGGGATAGATGGAATGGTGATAAGGTGGTTAAGTGTTTGGAATGGTGTTTGATATTGGAGAGTACTGGATGGTGttcgatttatgagatatgTTGCAGAACACAGTGCCTCCCCCCAAAACTTATGATGCATGTTGACACCATATAAAGATGCATAAACCACTTCTAAGAGATGTCGATTCTTCCTCTCTGCTACAccgttttgttgtggtgtatagGCACATGTGGTTTGATGAACAATACCATGCTCTTGCAAATAGTTATGCAAAGCATGATTGACATATTCTCCTCCATTATCAAACCTGAGTGTCTGAATTTTCTTGTCAAACTGAGTTGCAACATATTGATGAAAAATATTGAACTTGGTAGGAActtcactcttgtgcttcattgGAAACACCCAGGTTATTCTAGTACagtcatctataaatgtcacaaACCATCTAAATCCATAAGTGGTAAGAATTATGgcaggaccccaaacatcaaaatgaACGACCATGAATGGCACATAACTTTTATTTAATCTTAATGGATATGAAACACGATGACTTTTGGCCAAAATACAAATTTCACAATGGAAATCGGATTCTTTAAATTGGGGAAAAAGCTCAGGGAATAAAAGTTTAAGATAACCAAATGATGGTTGTCCTAATCGCCTGTGCCATAACCAAATCTTCTTCATTCGGGTTGATTCATCTTTGCTTACATGATGCACTTGACTCAATCTATTGTTGCATTCTTCCATTAAGTCCAAATAATATAGTTACCCCATTCTAGTACCACAACCAATCACGGCCCTAGTGAGCAGAAAGACAATATAGTGGCAAAAAAGAAACATAACAATTAAGGGAGTCAATTATTTGAGAAACAGATAAAAGATCGTAATCTAAAGATGGTACAACTAGGACTTGATCAAGATTGAGTGAGGAAGTGAAAGAGAGCCTTCTCCGGTAACCGAAGAGATTGAACCATTGGCACTTGTAATGAATGTCTGGTTGGCTGCTTTTAGTGAGTGAAGAATGTTAGCATCAGATGTCATGTGATATGTGGCACCTATATCAATAATCCACGATCTATTACAAGTATTAGTGGATGTAGAATTAGATATACCTGAGGTGTTCAAGGTTTTTGGGACCTGGTCAGATAAGCTAACATCTTGAGAAGACTCAGAGGTGGTGAATGATGCTCTGCTGGATTCCTTTTTTCGTCCTTTGTGAACCCATCCTTCTGGATATCCAATAATCTCATAACAGCCTTGAATAGTATGATTTTCAATCCGCATTTGGTGCATTGCATAGGTGGTCGATTACTAAATCGATCAGCTATTGAGCAGTTTATGTTTTGAAGTCGAGGTCCTTGTGGAGATCAAGAATTTGTGGTAAAGAGCACAATAGCTTTAGGCATATTGGCACTTTCTGACATGGTTCCTTGTCGATTGCTTTCACGTTTGACATGAGAGTATGCTCCTTCAAGACCAAGTTTGGGCTCCATCCTCAAAATCTCACCACGAATTTGATCAAACTTGTTATCTAATCCTGCAAGAAAAATATAGACTCGAAGTCGCTCAATTTCTTGCTGCCTTGATAAGATATCATCTGGGTCCTTCATGTTAGTAGGACTAAGTTGATCAAGTTCTTGAAAAATCTCGGTGAGATTGCTGTAATAGTTAGCAAGAAGAGCTCCATTTTGCTTCATGGTAAATGACCTTTTATGAAGATCATAAATTTTAGCTTCATCAGAGCCATCTAAGTAAGTCTTTTTAATGGCATCCCATACCTGCATGGCTGTGTCATAACAGATGAACCGTTTCATCTGATTGGGTGTTATAGTATCAAATAGCCAACTTTTGATTTAGTAATTTTCAGCTCGCCACTTGTTATACATTGGGTCTGTGACTGCAGGCTGCTTGGTACCATCGAAAAGATGCCCATGTTTTTCTCGACCAGCAATTTTCATCTCTATGACTTGATGCCATAAAGTATAGTTGTTCTCATCAAGTTTAATTCCTACAGAGAAATTGGAATTATCATTTTGAATGGTGACCACTTGTGTGGTGGAGTTTGATTCACCTGGTGTGAAGGACTGAATTGGTAGGTCTGATACTTCATCATCACTAGCCATTGTATAGGATTAAGATCAATGaagttgaaataaaaataaaactgatATGATGATTGAGATATGATATGGCGGAagcttttttttctatttttgaggTTCAAGAGTCAGTCATGATCGACTGCTCTGATATCATCTCAGAAATTGTAATAAACTTCATTGTTATTTGTTTACAAGAGGGAAGTCCTCTCTTATAGAGGGTAAAAAACTACACAACTAGTCCTAACAAGTGGACAAGCAAAATGATGATTACATGAGGAAAACACTGAAGAGGAAAATAAGGAGAAAAGGAAAGTAAAGCAAAGTAATAATGGCTAGCTATAAAGTAAAGTAATGATGGTTAGCTAGAGGAATAATTACAAGTCTATTGTCTATATCAATAATGTCTAGCAGTTATTGTTGACAATTATTTCAGCACATATGGTGTGTCATATTATCAACTTATATTTGTATCTAAGCAGAATTCACGTTCAAGAATCTGTTCAGAACTTCAAAATATTTCTTATTAATTTAAGAAGGGAGAGGATTAACTAAATCATTTGTTTCCATCCGACGGAAGACAAGGTCCATATAAGTTACACATTAGAATTTCAAGAGCACACAATATTCATCCTCTCACAGTTTCCTTGTGTTATTTTCTGCCGAGCATTAGCCAAAAAGCTCTTGTGGGGTTGGTTCGGGAGGTGTATGCCGAAGGTTTTTGAAACAACGTATCGGTAGTAGCTGCCGAACTTGCCAAACGATTCGCGGATACGAACCTGTAAGAGGATGAAGTTGGTGTTATTTTCTAAGGGTTGGAGAGAGTGAATGAGTGTAGAAAGAAGAGAGTTTCGTATGAGGATGGACGGGAAgaattattttgtgtttttttgggtaaataatttaagttttgtgaaaagaGAGATGTTAGTGGCAAGTGTCTTGTAGCTCATTTGgttaagaatatttttttttagcgCTTAAAGTCTTGTGTTCGAATCCTCCTTACGATGGTTTAAATGAGTTTGTGTAAATTATCCTATCTTttgtaaggaaaaaaaaatgttattaaaacttcaaaaatgtCTGTATTACGAGGTCTATTGTAACATGCACTTTCATTCtgatttgacccaaaaaatggaagcacaaaaataaaagcaacaaaaaaatttgtcaaactaTTTTCGTGTTTTTAAACATTAACtgtaatcaatcaatttattgtGTCCATTGCATCAAGCAGAGAAAAATCACTTTTCCCAAAATGTTTCTGTTTCTGGTTTTCCTTGCATATGTTCCACGGAATCAATGTTCACGAGCACATACTCAGAAAAACAGGATGAACAAATTCCTGTTTGACATAAATATAAATAGCAGTAGTAACAGGCTAACAGCAAACTTCAAACTTAAAACAATAACTTCTCTTCCCGCTCTTAGCGCATTGCAGCAAACCGGTTCATCTTCCACTGCAGAGGTTGGTATGTCTTCTCTGTTTGCTCCTCCTTAGTCCATGGGAGCTTGTGATGGGccatttttctcttctttgcagATACTCCCAAGTAATCTCCGTAACTCTGCGTATAGAAAATACGAGAGATATCAGTCACTTGTTACTTAAACCAAAGGCTGATTCTATTAGTTCAATGTACATACTTTGTGAAGAAAAGGAGATGAGTCTATATATGTTTAACAACTTattgtttcttttttaatatgCTTCACAACTTGCTAGATTAGGTTAAGTACTAGTCTGCAACTTCTTACGACTACCATAATGTTGGTTTTCAGTGTCGAACGAGGAGATAATGAAATAAAAGGATGAAAAGAATTTCTGTACCTTGAGACAGAGGCCCTCAGAGACATCACAAATGGGGTAATCACTCGGGCAGCAGTATTCAGTTCCAGTGCAGCAAACCGCATTCTGATAGTCGCAGCAACCATAGATGAGGCAGAAGCCATAAAATTCATAAAGGCAACAGCATGTTTGATCAGATGGACAGTAGGAGAAGTCCCCACAATCACTTGGTGAcggagatggtggtggtggtggtggtgatggtggtggaggtggtggtggcggtggtgaCGGCGGCGCAGGAGGTGGGGGTGGAGAGGCTGGGGAAGGTGCAGATGACTCTTTGGTAGGATATGAAGCCATGGCGTTGATTGCACAAACCCCATATGTTAAACTAGTGTTCCTTCTAATGTAAATGTATCCATCCATCCCCCAACTAGTCCCCCATGAATTCTTTACAATCCAGTAATCTTCATCACCTTCAGAACCATATCCCACTATAAGAACCGCATGGTCAATGTCGTCTGGATCAGAGGAGCAGTCACCGTCATAGATACCCTGAGTGGATGGTGAATCACATTACATTTTTATCTACTGTGTCTTGCTAACGTTTCAGACATCCAAGCAACTAGTAAAATGAACACAAATTCAACTTACTCCGGTGTAAAGTTGGAAATCCCAAGCAGAACCGTCCATACCAACACTAATGGGCTGCTGAACAGAAGCACATAAAAGATCGCCGTCTGTTTCTCCCACATCTTCATATCCGTCAATGGTGACAGCTTTGTTTTCCTCCTGTATAAGGAAGCACACAAATAAGAACCTACAAAAAGTGGATAAAATTTGTGCCAGAC
This genomic interval from Malus domestica chromosome 05, GDT2T_hap1 contains the following:
- the LOC103408866 gene encoding cyclic nucleotide-gated ion channel 1-like isoform X1, whose product is MAKHNVTFDVENSKSTKQQYEHETNEGYYGAHKELPINPKFLDVRGLTFLVTWKKIFVISCAFGVSVDPLFFYIPFVNKNMKCFELDKKLKTIALVSRLLTDFMYVIDIILQIWIVILAKRRILVSNPLAMLGKWAWKSYIIMDILAILPAPQVLTFILFPKTRGSSSLLAKEFMTTFALLQYVPRVFRIYVACKEFNKTPTTETRIWIFFKGGFSLFLYILTSHVLGAFWYFLAMQRESTCWQLACQSDQNGCKRSTFYCNDRLFQNLTTLNDLCPINPSDAKVFDFGIFLDALQSGVVESTDFPRKILHCFWWGLRNLSSLGSNLETSNYAMENLFAVFISLFALVLFIFYLSGTLQQIWTHRVTKSSAKRKVLRQMELKKLEIHRWLSENGIGIPKHLKKVMIQRLQIHLEGEENIDVNMKSIISIVSVEDRRLIKLYLSWSILKKVPMFQTLDEKVLKEISQSLQPVMFTEDTYIVKEGKPLDKMLFVTQGIVWSYGSSNNNGSTRCLKKGDFYGEELLNWVSEVSYLTTLPISTRFVKSHTYVEAFVLRAYDLKTIVSKNWLHFFKFTPPSQKQHLAASSLQESWRRHLEKKARAVHLAQLREMGNKKITDEVPRLGQFK
- the LOC103408866 gene encoding cyclic nucleotide-gated ion channel 1-like isoform X2, whose translation is MKCFELDKKLKTIALVSRLLTDFMYVIDIILQIWIVILAKRRILVSNPLAMLGKWAWKSYIIMDILAILPAPQVLTFILFPKTRGSSSLLAKEFMTTFALLQYVPRVFRIYVACKEFNKTPTTETRIWIFFKGGFSLFLYILTSHVLGAFWYFLAMQRESTCWQLACQSDQNGCKRSTFYCNDRLFQNLTTLNDLCPINPSDAKVFDFGIFLDALQSGVVESTDFPRKILHCFWWGLRNLSSLGSNLETSNYAMENLFAVFISLFALVLFIFYLSGTLQQIWTHRVTKSSAKRKVLRQMELKKLEIHRWLSENGIGIPKHLKKVMIQRLQIHLEGEENIDVNMKSIISIVSVEDRRLIKLYLSWSILKKVPMFQTLDEKVLKEISQSLQPVMFTEDTYIVKEGKPLDKMLFVTQGIVWSYGSSNNNGSTRCLKKGDFYGEELLNWVSEVSYLTTLPISTRFVKSHTYVEAFVLRAYDLKTIVSKNWLHFFKFTPPSQKQHLAASSLQESWRRHLEKKARAVHLAQLREMGNKKITDEVPRLGQFK
- the LOC103434882 gene encoding low-temperature-induced cysteine proteinase-like, encoding MGSHKIQLGLALLIWASLACLSSSLPSEYSIVGQEIVEHFPAEERVVELFRLWKQKHRKVYRHAGEHERRFEHFKKNLKFVLEKNAKKRDAKNAHRSQRVGLNGFADMSNEEFRETYLSKKVQMPLLKRENLNLVKKMGGKPVKSCDAPSSFDWRKKGVVTGIKDQGSCGSCWAFSSTGAVEGINAIVTGDLISLSEQELVDCDSTNYGCEGGYMDYAFEWVISNGGIDTETDYPYTGVDGQCSTTKEENKAVTIDGYEDVGETDGDLLCASVQQPISVGMDGSAWDFQLYTGGIYDGDCSSDPDDIDHAVLIVGYGSEGDEDYWIVKNSWGTSWGMDGYIYIRRNTSLTYGVCAINAMASYPTKESSAPSPASPPPPPAPPSPPPPPPPPPSPPPPPPSPSPSDCGDFSYCPSDQTCCCLYEFYGFCLIYGCCDYQNAVCCTGTEYCCPSDYPICDVSEGLCLKSYGDYLGVSAKKRKMAHHKLPWTKEEQTEKTYQPLQWKMNRFAAMR